In the Daphnia pulicaria isolate SC F1-1A chromosome 2, SC_F0-13Bv2, whole genome shotgun sequence genome, one interval contains:
- the LOC124326302 gene encoding uncharacterized protein LOC124326302 isoform X1 yields MDSIANCSNYSAQFDPTVSPVTLSRVETIVHLICLSQGIPINLLIGVVIARNRRLHNPRNTFWLGIIVLNLLTIFMAVLKLLVVHVDDPAHFTCLLFSFMTGKPYTILLFIMLLAILDRYVAITYPLYHREHVTVRLVVFVQIGIFMAVFFLLSMPFIFNWIPLRCGFNLMMGKWTMFVRSILVTLCITAQVKVYLVTRRYLRQAEVRPLPIPLQQMAITPPNNGEESLRPASATAEESSSSLSAVANTNKNAPFFVHRRNKTVSKLELEASLTLLVGVSTLCIITAPMFIVCFALSICQQVGGECAGLVYMAPYVRQSALIHAVYGPLIYMIRSREFASAVRKMLRPNSARLDDVNYF; encoded by the exons ATGGATAGCATCGCCAACTGTTCCAATTATTCTGCCCAGTTCGATCCGACTGTGAGCCCAGTGACGCTCAGCCGGGTGGAGACGATCGTTCATTTGATTTGCCTTTCCCAGGGCATCCCCATCAACCTGTTGATTGGCGTCGTGATCGCCCGCAACCGCCGCCTCCACAATCCGCGCAACACTTTCTGGCTGGGCATCATCGTCCTCAATTTGTTGACCATTTTCATGGCCGTCCTCAAACTTTTGGTCGTTCACGTCGACGATCCGGCCCATTTCACCTGTCTGCTCTTCTCCTTCATGACGGGCAAACCCTACACCATTTTACTCTTCATCATGCTCCTGGCCATCTTAGATCGTTACGTTG CTATTACGTACCCGCTGTATCACCGGGAACACGTCACCGTCCGGCTGGTCGTTTTCGTTCAAATCGGAATTTTCATGGCCGTCTTCTTCCTCCT aTCGATGCCGTTCATCTTCAACTGGATTCCACTGCGGTGCGGATTCAATTTGATGATGGGCAAGTGGACCATGTTTGTGCGGTCGATCCTGGTGACGCTGTGCATCACCGCCCAGGTGAAAGTCTACCTGGTCACTCGACGATACCTGAGACAGGCGGAAGTCCGTCCGCTGCCCATTCCACTCCAGCAGATGGCCATCACGCCCCCAAACAATGGGGAAGAGTCGCTGCGTCCGGCTTCCGCCACGGCGGAAGAATCTTCCAGCTCCTTGTCGGCGGTGGCCAACACCAACAAGAACGCCCCGTTCTTTGTCCACCGCCGGAATAAAACCGTCAGCAAACTGGAACTGGAGGCCAGTCTGACTCTTCTCGTCGGAGTCTCTACATTGTGCATCATCACCG CGCCCATGTTTATCGTCTGCTTCGCTCTTTCCATCTGTCAACAAGTGGGCGGAGAATGCGCTGGATTGGTCTACATG GCTCCGTACGTCAGACAATCGGCCCTGATCCACGCAGTTTACGGGCCGCTCATCTACATGATCCGCAGCCGGGAATTCGCTTCCGCCGTCCGTAAAATGCTGCGGCCCAACTCGGCTCGGCTTGACGACGTCAACTACTTTTGA
- the LOC124326302 gene encoding galanin-like G-protein coupled receptor npr-9 isoform X2 produces MEHLARPYFPALKGIPINLLIGVVIARNRRLHNPRNTFWLGIIVLNLLTIFMAVLKLLVVHVDDPAHFTCLLFSFMTGKPYTILLFIMLLAILDRYVAITYPLYHREHVTVRLVVFVQIGIFMAVFFLLSMPFIFNWIPLRCGFNLMMGKWTMFVRSILVTLCITAQVKVYLVTRRYLRQAEVRPLPIPLQQMAITPPNNGEESLRPASATAEESSSSLSAVANTNKNAPFFVHRRNKTVSKLELEASLTLLVGVSTLCIITAPMFIVCFALSICQQVGGECAGLVYMAPYVRQSALIHAVYGPLIYMIRSREFASAVRKMLRPNSARLDDVNYF; encoded by the exons GGCATCCCCATCAACCTGTTGATTGGCGTCGTGATCGCCCGCAACCGCCGCCTCCACAATCCGCGCAACACTTTCTGGCTGGGCATCATCGTCCTCAATTTGTTGACCATTTTCATGGCCGTCCTCAAACTTTTGGTCGTTCACGTCGACGATCCGGCCCATTTCACCTGTCTGCTCTTCTCCTTCATGACGGGCAAACCCTACACCATTTTACTCTTCATCATGCTCCTGGCCATCTTAGATCGTTACGTTG CTATTACGTACCCGCTGTATCACCGGGAACACGTCACCGTCCGGCTGGTCGTTTTCGTTCAAATCGGAATTTTCATGGCCGTCTTCTTCCTCCT aTCGATGCCGTTCATCTTCAACTGGATTCCACTGCGGTGCGGATTCAATTTGATGATGGGCAAGTGGACCATGTTTGTGCGGTCGATCCTGGTGACGCTGTGCATCACCGCCCAGGTGAAAGTCTACCTGGTCACTCGACGATACCTGAGACAGGCGGAAGTCCGTCCGCTGCCCATTCCACTCCAGCAGATGGCCATCACGCCCCCAAACAATGGGGAAGAGTCGCTGCGTCCGGCTTCCGCCACGGCGGAAGAATCTTCCAGCTCCTTGTCGGCGGTGGCCAACACCAACAAGAACGCCCCGTTCTTTGTCCACCGCCGGAATAAAACCGTCAGCAAACTGGAACTGGAGGCCAGTCTGACTCTTCTCGTCGGAGTCTCTACATTGTGCATCATCACCG CGCCCATGTTTATCGTCTGCTTCGCTCTTTCCATCTGTCAACAAGTGGGCGGAGAATGCGCTGGATTGGTCTACATG GCTCCGTACGTCAGACAATCGGCCCTGATCCACGCAGTTTACGGGCCGCTCATCTACATGATCCGCAGCCGGGAATTCGCTTCCGCCGTCCGTAAAATGCTGCGGCCCAACTCGGCTCGGCTTGACGACGTCAACTACTTTTGA